The window TCGACATCCCGCTGCGCAATGTCGTGCCGAAGCCGGTGCAGAAGCCGCATCCGCCGCTCTGGATGGCCTGCTCGCAACTGCCGACGATCGAGCGCGCCGGGCAGAACGGGTTTGGTGCGCTCGGCTTCCAGTTCGTCAGCGCCGAGGCGGCGCATGCCTGGGTGCACGCCTATTACAACGCGATCACCAAGCGGCTGAAGAAGCTCGCCGACTACGAGATCAATCCCAACATGGCGCTGGTCTCGTTCTTCATGTGCGCCGAGACCGACGAAGAGGCGCGCAAGCGCGCCGACGGCGCGACCTTCTTCCAGTTCGCGCTGCGCTATTACGGCCAGGCGCAGAACCGGCAGCGGCCGGCACCCGGTACGGTCAACATGTGGGACGAGTACAACAAGTGGAAGCGCGAGAATCCCGAGGCGCAGGAGGCCGCGCTGCGCGGCGGCCTGATCGGTTCGCCGGAAACGATCGCTAAGAAGCTGCGGCGCTTCCGCGCGTCGCATATCGACCAGGTGATCCTGCTCAACCAGGCCGGCAAGAACACCCATGAGCACATCTGCGAGTCGCTCGAGCTTTTTGGGAAAGAGGTAATGCCCGAGTTCCAGCACGATCCCGAGCACGATGCCTGGAAGAAGGGCGTGCTTGACGGCTCGATCCAGCTCGAGGAGATCGACACTCAGGCGTTCTCGGACCGCTATGGTAAACTCGCGGTCAGTGTCGGCCCGAAGACCGCAGCCGCGGGCTGATCGAGAGCAGTAGCTTCAATCGGTGTGGCCGCGTGTTCGATCCACCTCTCCCCGACGGGGAGAGGTGGATTTGCGCAGCAAATCGGGTGAGGGGCCGCAGCTCCCGCGAGAGACTGTGACCCCTCACCCGGCGCTGCGCGCCGACCTCTCCCAAGGGAGAGGTGAACCACCGACGTTACTTTCTCTAATCTCATCGCGCTTTCATCCCCTGCAGCGACCTCGCGATCGCGTGAAGAAAATAATTCGCTACGCGCGACCCGCGCCTTGAACGAAACGGCACGTGCGATGCCTGCACCGAAGTGCCGGCATCGCTATTTTTGTGCGGTGCTCGACAGCTTCATTCGCGCGCCCCATCATCCTGACATTGCATGATCGCGTGTTGAGAAGCGCGCTTGATCGTCAGGAGAGTCTCGGAATGAAGCGTCGTGAGTTCCTCCAGCTGTCGCTTGCCACAGCAGCTGCTGCTGCGCTGTCAGGGCGCGCGCAGGCCCAGGCGGACGCGAAGGAAGTTCGTATCGGCTACCAGAAGAACGGCGTGCTCGTTATCACGCGCCAGCGTGAGGCCTTGGAAAATCATTTCAAGCCGCAGGGCGTCAGCGTGAAATGGGTCGAGTTCTCCTCGGGCCCGCCGATGATGGAGGCGATGAATGTCGGCAGCGTCGATTACGGCGCGGTCGGCGATTCCCCGCCGATCTTCGCCCAGGCCGCGGGCGCGGCCATCGTCTATGCCGCCGCGCAGCCCATCATCAACGGGTCGGGGATCCTGGTGCCGCAGAATTCGGCAATCACCGCCATCGCCGATCTCAAGGGCAAGCGTGTCGGCTTCACCAAGGGATCCAGTGCGCACAACGTCGTGATCCAGACGCTGGAGAAGGCCGGGCTGACCTATGACGACATCACGCCGGTCTATCTGACGCCGCCGGACGCAGGTCCTGCCTTTGCCAATGGCGGCATCGACGCCTGGGCGATCTGGGATCCGTATTTTGCGATCGCCGAGACCAGGCAGAACGGCCGCATTCTGGTCAAGAGCAGCGATATCACCAAGACCAACGCGTTCTACATCGCCAACCGCGATTTCGCGAACAAGCACGGCGCCCTGCTGCAGCAGATCGTCGATGTCACGACATCAACGGCGAAATGGGCCGAGGCGCATCCCGATGAGGTCGCGAAATCGCTGGCCGCCGTCACCGGCGTCCCGCTCGATATCCAGACCATCGCGGCAAAGCGGGCCGGCTTCTCGGTCGGCCCCGTGACCGACGACATCATTGCGACCCAGCAGGGCGTCGCCGATCGCTTCTTCAAGCTCGGCCTGATCCCAAGGCAGATCGCGATCCGCGACATCGTCTGGCGCAATACCCAGACCTGATCGGCGTCTTGCTCAGTTCCTTGGTGAATTCAATGCAAAGGATATTCCTATGACGCGTTTGTTTCGACGCTGGGTCGCCCGCGCGGTGCTGTCGGTCAGCATCGTGGCTGCTAGCGTCGGCGCCTCCTACGGTCAGGAGAAGGTCGTCCGCATCGGCTTCCAGAAATACGGCAAGCTGGTGCTGTTGAAAAGCAAGGGCTCGCTCGAGGAGAAGCTGAAATCGGTCGGCTACAAGGTCGCCTGGACCGAGTTTCCGTCCGGGCCGCCGCTGCTTGAAGCGCTCAATGTCGGCGTGATCGATTTCGGCAACACCGGCGAGGCGCCGCCGATCTTCGCGCAGGCCGCCGGGGCGCCGCTCCAGTATGTCGCCTACGAGCCGCCGGCGCCAAAGGGCGAGGCGATCCTGGTGCCGAAGGACAGCCCGATCAAATCGGTCGCCGATCTCAGGGGCAAGAAGGTCGCGCTGAACAAGGGCTCCAACGTCCACTATCTGCTGGTGAAGGCGCTGGAGAAAGCTGGCGTCAAATATCCCGAGATCGAGCCGGTGTTCCTGGCGCCGGCCGATGCACGCGCGGCGTTCGAGCGCGGCGCGGTCGATGCCTGGGTGATCTGGGATCCGTTCCAGGCCGCGGCGGAGGCCGCGACCGGCGCGCGCACCGTCGCCGACGGCACCGGCATCGTCGCCAACTATCAGTTCTACTTCGCCTCGAAGAAGTTCCTGCAGACCGATCCGAAGATCGTCGAGCTCGTGCTGGCGCAGCTGAGCGAGGTCGATGACTGGGCCAAGGGTGACATTCACGCCGTCGCCGAACAGCTGGCGCCGAGCATCGGCCTGTCGGTGCCGGTGGTCGAGGTCGCGCTGAAGCGGCAGGCCTACGGCATCAAGCCGGTCACCGATACCGTGATCGCGGATCAGCAACAGGTCGCCGACACGTTCTTCGCGCTCGGCCTGATCCCCAAACCAATCAAGATTTCCGACGTCGCATGGAGGCCGGGCACGTGAGCACCCCAACCAACGCCAACATCCTCTGGTTCCTGCCGACCCATGGCGACAGCCGCTATCTAGGCACGTCGATCGGCGGCCGCGAGGTGAACTTCAATTATCTGCGCCAGATTGCGCAGGCCGCCGACCAGCTCGGCTACTACGGCGTGCTGCTGCCGACGGGCCGGAGCTGCGAGGATTCCTGGGTGGTGGCCTCGGGCATCGCGCCCTGGACCGAGCGCCTGCGCTATCTTGTGGCGGTCAGGCCCGGCCTGCAATCGCCAAGCGTCGCCGCGCGCATGACCGCGACCTTGGACCGGCTGTCGAACGGCCGCCTGCTGATCAATGTCGTCACCGGCGGCGATCCGATCGAGAACAAGGGCGACGGCATCTTCCTCGATCACGACGAGCGCTACGCGGTGACGCGTGAATTCCTGAACGTCTACAGCGATCTGCTCGCCGGCAAGACGGTCAATGTCGAAGGCAAGCACATCAGGATCGAGGACGGCCGCCTGCTGTTCAATCCGGTGCAAACGCCGCGGCCGCCGCTGTATTTCGGCGGCTCGTCGGATGCCGGCATCGACGTCGCAGTCGATACCGTCGACAAGTACCTGACCTGGGGCGAGCCGCCGGCCCAGGTCGCCGAGAAGATCGCGAGGGTGAAAGCCGTCGCCGTGCAGCGCGGCCGCAAGCTCTCTTTCGGCATCCGCCTGCACGTGATCGTGCGCGAGACCAACGCCGAGGCGTGGAGGGCGGCCGACGAGCTGATCCAGTACGTCACCGACGACACCATCGCGGCCGCACAGAAGATCTTTTCGCGGATGGATTCGGTCGGCCAGCAGCGCATGGCGCAGCTGCACGGCGGCCGTCGCGACAAGCTCGAGATCAGCCCGAATCTGTGGGCCGGCGTCGGCCTGGTGCGCGGCGGGGCCGGCACCGCGCTGGTCGGCGATCCCGAGACCGTCGCCGCGCGGATCAAGGAGTATCAGGACGTCGGCGTCGATACCTTCATCATGTCGGGTTACCCGCATCTCGAGGAAGCCTATCGGTTCGCCGAGCTGGTGTTCCCGCTGCTGTCGTTGGCGCAACCCGGCAACGTGACGCCGATCCGCGTCAACACCGGGCCGTTCGGCGAGACCATCGGCAACGACTACCGTCCGCAAAAGCAGGCATCGCAATCATGAGCTTGATCGATTCGCTACCGCGCGTCGGCGCCCCCAAACTCCCCAAAATCGACGGGCTGATCCCCTGGATCGTTCCACTGGTCATTGTCCTGGTCTGGCAGCTTGCCTGCGTCACCGGCTACGTGCCGTCGCGGGTGTTGCCGGCGCCGACCGACGTGGCGCTCGCTGGCTGGAAGTTGCTGCTATCAGGCGAACTGATCCGCAACATCTGGGTCAGCTTCTGGCGCGCCTCGATCGGGTTTGTGATCGGCGGCGGAATCGGCTTTGCGTTCGGGCTCGCCAACGGCCTGTCGCAGCTGTCGGCGAAACTCACCGACACCACGCTGCAGATGGTGCGCAACATCCCGCATCTGGCGCTGATCCCGCTGGTCATCCTGTGGTTCGGCATCGACGAATCGGCAAAGCTCTTTCTCGTGGCGCTCGGCGTGTTCTTCCCGATCTATCTCAACACGCTGCACGGTATCCGTACCGTCGATCCGCAGCTGATCGAGATGGGCCGGATCTACGGCATGACCGACGGCGAGCTGTTCCGGCGGGTGATCTTCCCCGGCGCACTGCCCTCGATCTTCGTCGGCCTGCGCTTTGCGCTCGGCATCATGTGGCTGACCTTGATCGTCGCGGAGACCATCGCGGCGTCGTCGGGCCTCGGCTACATGGCGATGCAGGCGCGCGAGTTCATGCTGATCGACGTCGTCGTGCTCTCGATCCTGATCTACGCCTTGCTCGGCAAACTCGCCGACAGCGCCTCGCGGGCGCTGGAGCGCCTGACCTTGTCGTGGCACCCCGCGTTCCAGAAGAAGTGAGAATGAGAATGCAAGAAGCGCTTCGTTTCCAGCCGGTTGACGCCGAGCCGGTCGACCATGCCGACATCGTCGTGAAGCCGCGGCATCTGCGGCGAGTGACGGAAAGTGCGGCCCGCGGCCTGGCGCTGACCATCCGCGGCCTTCGCAAGGCGTTCGGCGACAATGAGGTGTTGCGCGGCATCGACCTGCACATTCCCGCGGGCCAGTTCGTCGCGATCGTCGGCCGCAGCGGCTGTGGCAAGAGCACATTGCTGCGCCTGATCGCCGGCCTCGACGCGCCGACGGCAGGCAGCATCGCCTTCGGTGAAGAACCCCGGGCGCAAGACGTCCGCGTCATGTTCCAGGAGCCGCGCCTGCTGCCCTGGGCGCGGGTGCTGTCCAATGTCGAGGTGGGGCTTGGGCGCGAGCGCTCATCTGCCGACGCGCAGGCCCGTGCCGAGCGGGCGCTGGTCGAGGTCGGCCTCGGCGAAAAGCGCGGGCAGTGGCCCTCGGTGCTGTCAGGCGGTCAGAAGCAGCGTGTGGCCCTGGCGCGGGCGCTGGTCAGCCAGCCGCGCGTGCTGGCGTTCGACGAGCCGCTCGGCGCGCTCGATGCGCTGACCCGGATCTCGATGCAGCAATTGCTGGAGCGGGTCTGGCGTGACCAGGGCTTTACCGCGATCCTGGTGACGCACGATGTCGCCGAGGCGGTCGCGCTCGCCGACCGCGTGCTGGTCATCGAGGACGGCCGGATCGCCGAGGATGTCACGATCGACCTGCCGCGGCCGCGCCGGCGCGGTTCGGCCGAGCTCGCCGCGCTCGAAGGCGAGATCCTGAAGCACCTGCTCGAGGGCAGCGAAGACACATCCGATCTGTGAGGTCGCCATGAATTCCGTCGTCCGCAATGTTTCGATCGAGCCCGCGGTGGCGGCCGATGAATTCCGTGGCGCGATGCGCCATCTCACCGGCGGCGTCAGCGTCATCACCGCCGGCCGGGGTAAGGAAATTTCGGGAATGACGGTGACGTCGGTGTCGTCGCTGTCGGTCGAGCCGCCGTCGCTGATCGTCAGCATCAACCGCGCCGCCTCGTCATGGCCGCTGATCGCGCGCCATGGCGTGTTCGGCGTCAACATCCTGACCGCGGATCAGCTCGACATCGCCGAGCGCTTTACCGGCAAGGGTGGCTTGAAGGGCGCCGACCGGTTCACTGGAGCCGAATGGACGACGCGCGCCACGGGCGCGCCGTTGCTGGTCGGGGCACTGGCTGCGATCGACTGTGAGGTCGAGGAGGTCATCGAGCGGCATTCGCACGCGATCGTCATCGGTCGCGTGCTCGACGTGATCGCATCGGAACGCACTGCCGCGCTGGCGTATTGGCACGGCGAATATGTCGCGATCGACCGCGACGAAGACGCCGCCAGACTGGCCGAGGTCAGCCTGCCGTCACGTCACGTTCATCCCCGGGGCGTGCGCTAGCGCGCAATTGCTGGTCCGAAGCAGCCCTTAGAAGACTGCGCTCAGCGACGCCGGGCTGTCGACGATCACGGTGCTGCCGCGGACGCCAGCCCATACGGCCTGGATGGTCTGAGCCGCATTGCCCAGCGGAATGCCCACAACGAGCGTGGTCGGGATACGGCCAAAGCTCGACGGGGTCTCGTTATAGGTGAAGCTCGCGACGACCGGCGAGACCTTGCCATTGACGGTGACGCCGAACATGCCGCCCGGGATATCGTTGCCGGTGGCGTAGGGATTCGGAACGTTGAGGGTGATGATCGCGGTGGTGCCGACGCCCTCCGGGATCGTCAGGCTGAGGCCTTGCATCGCCGTGAAAGTCCCGGAGTTGGTGGACAACGTGCCGCTGGTCTGCGCGTAAAGGGCCATATCACTCTCCAGTTGTCTAAATATAAAAGTGCAATAGGAGATTGAATACGGCAACTGCCCGCAAGACTCGAGGGATGAATGGCGAGGGAACGGCAAAGGGGCCGGCGCGGCAGGTTAGCCGTGGCGCTTTGCCCGCAAGCGCACTAAAAGCCGCGGATGTTTCGCAGACGTGACGGTTCGATGAAGCGCGTGGGAGCTTGGCTGTTCTATCTCGTCGGCGCAATCGCCGTCGCTTATCTTGCGCTCTATGCGTATGTGACCTTCACCGGCCGTGACATCACACCCGGCGATCCGATCCGGATCTTTCGCAAGCCCGATGCGCCCAACTATTCGTGAGGCATGGCAGTCGCGGCGGGTTTAGGCCGCCGCTTTCCTTTTCTCAGCCGGCGCTCGCCATGCGCTGATAATCGGGCGCGCCATTGCCGGCGGGGGTGATGGGGATGCCGCCGTCGGCATATTCGTTCAGCTTGTTGCGCAGCGTGCGGATCGAGATGCCGAGGATGTTGGCGGCATGGGTGCGGTTGCCGAGGCAGTGCTTCAGCGTTTCCAGGATCAGGTCGCGTTCGACGTCGGCAACCGTGCGGCCGACCAGCGCGCGGGTGACCTGCTCGGCGGCCAGCGTGGCGTGCGCGACCGCGGGCGCGGTCTTGGCGAGGTCGAGACGGTCGCCGTCGGGGGTCAGGATCGCGTCCGCGCCGATCTCGTCGCCCTGCGCCATCAGGACCGAGCGATGGATGGTGTTCTCGAGCTCGCGGACGTTGCCCTGCCAGCGGTTCGCGGTCAGGACGTGGCGGGCCTCAGTCGAGATCGGGCGGACCGCCACGCCGTTGGCCTCGGCATATTTCTTGGCGAAATGCTGCGCCAATTCGAGGATGTCGGCCGGACGATCGCGCAGCGGCGGGATCTTCAGGTTGACGACGTTGAGGCGGAACAGCAGGTCCTCGCGGAAAGAGCCCTCGCGCACCGCCTCCGACAGATTGCGGTTCGAGGTCGCGATGATGCGGATGTCGACCGGAACCGGCTTGGTGCCGCCGACGCGGTCGATTACGCGCTCCTGGATCGCGCGCAGCAGCTTGGACTGCAGGCGGACATCCATCTCGGAGATTTCGTCGAGCAGCAGCGTGCCGCCGGTCGCTTCCTCGAACTTGCCGATGCGGCGCGCCACCGCGCCGGTGAAAGCGCCCTTCTCATGGCCGAACAGCTCGGATTCCAGCAGGTGTTCCGGGATCGCCGCGCAGTTGATCGAGATGAACGGCCGCTTGGCGCGGGCCGAGCGGGAATGGACGTAGCGCGCCAGCACTTCCTTGCCGGTGCCGGATTCACCGGTGATCATCACGGAGGCGTCGGAGCCCGCGATCTGCTGTGCGAGCTTGATCACCCGGCCCATCGCCTCGTCGCGATAGATGAGATCGCGCGCGTCGTTGGCGACCGCGGCGAGCACCGCTGCGATCAGCTCGGGGTCGGGCGGCAGCGGGATGTATTCCTTGGCGCCGGCGTGGATCGCGGCGACCGCGGCGCGGGCATCGTTGGAGATGCCGCAGGCGACGATCGGCACGTGGATATGTTCGGCCTCGAGCCGCATCACGAGGTCGCGGATGTCGAGGCCGACATCGACCAGCAGGAGGTCGGCGCCCTTGCCGCTGCGCAGCACGTTCATCGCCTGCTCGGCGGCCTCGGCGTGGGTCACCGAGGCGCCGTTGTCCATTGCGATCTTGGTCGCGGTCGTGAGCTGGCCCTTCAGGGTGCCAACGATGAGAAGCCGCATGATGATCTCCTGTTCGTCTGGTCGCGCAGGTTCCGCGCGCTACCGTGAAGTTGTTACGAGCGTTCTGCCTTGATGATTTCGGTCATGGTCACGCCGAGCTTGTCTTCCACCAGCACCACTTCACCACGCGCCACCAGGCGGTTGTTGACGTAGATGTCGATCGCCTCGCCGACGCGGCGGTCGAGTTCGAGCACGGTGCCCGGCCCGAGCTTCAGCAGGTCGCCGACATCCATCTTGGAGCGGCCGAGCACCGCCGAGACCTGCACCGGCACGTCGAACACGGCCTCGAGGTCGGCGGCGATGCGCGCGGCATTTTCGTCCTCGTTGTAGCCGATGTCGTCGATCCCGGGCGCGTCGGAGGCGTTGAGATCGGGAAGCGGGACTTGGGTGTCGGTGTCGCTCATGGTTCAGCCCTCAATCCTTCAGCCGGCCTGGCTGCGGGACGCCAGATAGCGCCCGACGAGTTCGTTGATCTTGCCTTCGATCGCGGCGCGCTCCAGCACCACGCCGCCGTCGGCCCATTCGATCCGGCAGTCGCCGGTCGCAATCGTGGGCTCAGCGAGGATGACCAGCCGGCCTTGGAAGCCGGAATGCGCCGCCACTCGCTCGATATTGTCATGCGCCGCCTCGTAGAGCGCGTCATTGATGCGGACCACGAGATGCGGCGTCGCCACCAGATGCGAGAAGCAGTCGGAGACCAGCGCCGTGATCTCGCCGAGCGGCTCGCGTGCGACCAGTTCGGAGCAGAGCTTGCGGGCGACCGCGACCGCGACATCGACGGCCTCGGTCTCCATCCGCGTTTCGATGCCGGCAAAGCGCGCGGCGATGCCCTTGATCGCGGTGCCGATCTCTTCCAGCGCCTGCGCCGCGCGGCGGTCGCTCTCGACCTTGGCCTCGCGCAGCGCGGCCTCATAGCCGGCGCGATAGGCCCGCGCCTCGGCGTCGGCGACCTTCTGCGCGACCTCCGCCGGGGTCGGGGCGCGCTCGCGCGAACGGTCCGGCGCCGAAAAGTCCGTGTCGAACAGGAATTTTGCGGGTGCGGCCATCAGTACACCAGCTCGTCGTCGGCGCGGTTCTTGGTCAGGGTGATCTCGCCGCGGGCGGCGAGGTCCTTGGCGAGGTTGACCAGCAGCGCCTGCGCCTCGTCGACGTCGCGCAGGCGCACCGGGCCCATCGCGGCCATGTCGTCCATCAGCATCTTGCCGGCGCGCGAGGACATATTGCCGAGGAAGAAGCTGCGCACCTCCTCGTTGGCGCTCTTCAGCGCGACGCCGAGCTTGTCCTTGTCGATGTTGCGCATCAGCGTCTGGGCCGAGGCGGAGTCGAGCTTGATCAGGTCGTCGAAGGTGAACATCAGCGCCTTGATGCGTTCGGCGGATTCGCGGTTTTCCTCTTCCAGCGAGGTGATGAAGCGGGTCTCGGTCTGGCGGTCGAAGTTGTTGAAGATCTCGGCCATCACCTCATGGGCGTCGCGGCGGCGGGTCTGCGACAGGTTCGACATGAACTCGGTGCGCAGCGTCTGCTCGACGCGCTCGATGACTTCCTTCTGCACCGCCTCCATCCGCAGCATGCGGCCGACCACGTCGAGCGCGATGTCCTCGGGCAGGATCGCCAGCACGCGCGCGGCGTGCTCCGGCTTCAGTTTCGACAGCACCACGGCGATGGTCTGCGGGTATTCGTTCTTGAGGTAGTTGGCGAGCACCTCTTCCTGCACGTTGGAGAGCTTCTCCCACATGTTGCGGCCGGCGGGGCCGCGGATCTCGTCCATGATGCCGGTGACGCGCTCGGCCGGCAGATATTGCTGCAGCAGCCGTTCGGTGGCGTCGAAATTGCCCATCAGCGCGCCGGAGGCCGACATCCGCGAGACGAATTCCAGCATCAGGTCCTCGACCACGTCGGCCTCGACGGTGCCGAGCGTCGACATGTGGACCGACAGCTCGCGGACCTCCTCGTCGTCGAGCATCGACCAGATCTTGCCGCCATATTGCTCGCCGAGCGCGAGCATCAGGATCGCGGCGCGCTTCGGGCCGGGCAGCGGCTTGCCCTTGGGCCGGGCGCTCTGCCGGTTCGCCAGCGTCGAGAGGACGGTGGCGATGTCGTTGGCGTTGGTGGTCTGGGGTACGGCGGCCATGTCAGTTCTCCACCGGCTCGCTCAGCCATTGACGAACGATGGAGACGGTTTCGTTCGGATTGCGTTCGGCGAGTTCGCCGACCCGGTGCACGGCCTGGGCGTGGACCTGACCCTGGATCTGGGCGACGTCGATCAATTGCGCCGCGCCGCTGCCGCTCGGGATCAGCGCCTGGCCCGGCGCACCGGCGCTCTCGGCATGGGCTTCGGCCAGCGCGGGCACGCCGGCGCCGCCACCCAGCGCCGGAATGACGTCGGCCGCCACGATGCGCTTGACCAGCGGGCGGACCACCATGAACAGCACGACCAGGCCGAGCATCATCATGACCCCGAGCTCGATGACGTACATCACGTCATCCTTGGTGAATTGCAGCATGCCGAGCAGGCCGGTCGGCTGCGCGATCGGCTGCGCGATCGGCTGCGCGGTCGGCGGCTCGGCGAAGCGCAGGTTGACGACCTCGACCTGGTCGCCGCGCTTCTGGTCGAAGCCGATCGCGGAGCGGACCAGGGCGGCGATGCGGTCGAGCTGCTCCTTGGTGCGGTCCTGGTAGACCATCTCGCCTTTTTCGTTCTTGGCGTAGGCGCCGTCGACCAGCACCGCGACCGAGATGCGGTTGACGCGGCCGGCCTCGGTCACCTCGGTCTTGGTGGTGCGGGAAATCTCGTAGTTGTTGGTTTCCTCGCTCTTCTTGCTCTGGTCGCGGGCGCGGGCAGCGTTGTCCTGGTTCTGGTTGCCCGGCAATTCGTTGTTGACGGTGACCTGGCCGGAATTGTCGGCGGTGAGGCTCGATTCCTCGCGGGTCTGGGTCGAGCGCAGCACGCGGCCTTCGGGGTCGAACTTGTCCGAGGTCTGGGTGATCTTGTTGTAGTCGAAGTCGGCAGAGAGCTGGACGCGGGCGCGCCCGGCGCCGACCACCGAGGAGACGATGTCCTCGACCTGCTTGCGCATCCGCTTCTCGAAGGCGGCGCGGCGCTCGTCGCCGACCGCGGCATCGGCATCGGATTGGGCGCCATCGGCGAGCAACTGGCCGGCCTCGTCGACGATCGAGACCCGCTGCGGCTTCAACCCGTTGACGGCGGAGGCGACGACATGGCGGATCGCGCGGATCTGCTGCGGCTCCAGCGCGCCGCGCACCCTGAGCACGATCGAGGCGGATGGTTCCGGCGTCTCGCGTGAGAACAGCGGCTTTTCCGGCAGCACGAGGTGGACGCGCGCGGCCTGGACGCGGTCGATGGCGCGGATGGTGCGGGCGAGCTCGCCCTCTAGCGCCCTCAAATGATTGATGTTCTGGACGAAGCTCGTGGTGCCGAGCGCGTCCGACTTGTCAAAGATCTCGTAGCCTACGCCGCCGCCCTTGGGCATGCCGCCCTCGGCGAGCTTCATCCGGAGCCGCGTCACCTTGTCTTTCGGCACCATGATCGCGGCGCCGTCACTGCGCAGCTCGAACGGGATCGCCTGGCGCTCCAGCTCCTTGATAATGGCCGAGGAATCCTCGGTCGACAGGTCGGTGAAGAGGGTGGTCATCTGGGGCGTGGTGACGCGCATGATGACGAACGCGAAGAAACCGATCAGGGCCGCGGTGACCGCAACCATGGCCGCGAGGCGGGCCGCACCTAGACCTCTGAAGAAAGCAACCAGACTTTGCACCAACGGCCCCCAGGGATTCGGCCCACGCGGGTCCGACTGGGCAAATATTGCCTAGGGTATGGTTTCCATATGGTTAACGAAGGTTAAGAACCGCGGCAAAAACGCGGACATGAAAAAAACCGGCTTCGCAATGCGAGGCCGGTTTTCGTCAAATACCACTGTTTGGGCGAAACTTACTGCCGGTACTGCTGGATGCGTGTCGTGCGCAGTCCGGCCAGACCATGCTGGTCGATCGAGAACTGCCAGGAAAGGAACTCATCGACGGTCAACGTGTAGCGGCTGCAAGCCTCCTCAAGGGAGAGCAGGCCGCCGCGGACCGCAGCGACGACTTCGGCCTTGCGGCGGATGACCCACCGCTTGGTACCGGGGGCCGGCAGGTCCGCAATCGTTAACGGGCTGCCGTCAGGCCCGATGACGTATTTCACCCTCGGGCGATGGGGTTCTGTCATGGCGTACTCACAAACTCTCAACCACTGAACTCGCAGGAGGTAACCTACGCCCACCGGTTTAAAATTTGCCTAAGCCCAAGCGTTCAATACGAATCTCGTTGGAACGGCCGGGAACAGGGCGGCGGATCGGGGGCTTGGGAGCCGTGCGCTGCCGGTTGCTCGCCCGTTTCGTCAGGCAGCGGAGCAAGCTGCACCCCTCTCCCTAACCCTCCCCCGCAAGGGGGGAGGGAACCCAGCCGCCGGTGCGTCCCTCACGCGCCCTTTGCGTCTTACGTGCAGCAGATGCGCAGCGTGAGGTGAGCACATCGGCAGGGCTCCCTCCCCCTTGCGGAGGAGGCCGGGGAGAGGGGTAAGCCCCGGGCGAGATGATCGATTTGAAATTGCTGGCGCAATGACGGCTGCGAACGACGTCACGTGAACGATCGTCGAGCATCCCGCTCGTTCAACTATCCTTGATCTCGATCGCAAGTCCCCAGCGACGTCGCGCGTAACCAATCGCTTTTGCGTGCGTAGAAGAGATTGTCCGCTCACCGCAGGTGGGCGCGTTTCGCCGATCACTCCATCCGAGCCCTTGTCATGATGATGAACAGACGCACCTTCTCGACCGCCTTGCTTGCCGGAGCGGCAGCTTCGCTGGTGTCCTCGCGCGGCATCGCCGCAACAACGC of the Bradyrhizobium quebecense genome contains:
- the fliN gene encoding flagellar motor switch protein FliN, with product MSDTDTQVPLPDLNASDAPGIDDIGYNEDENAARIAADLEAVFDVPVQVSAVLGRSKMDVGDLLKLGPGTVLELDRRVGEAIDIYVNNRLVARGEVVLVEDKLGVTMTEIIKAERS
- a CDS encoding FliH/SctL family protein, giving the protein MAAPAKFLFDTDFSAPDRSRERAPTPAEVAQKVADAEARAYRAGYEAALREAKVESDRRAAQALEEIGTAIKGIAARFAGIETRMETEAVDVAVAVARKLCSELVAREPLGEITALVSDCFSHLVATPHLVVRINDALYEAAHDNIERVAAHSGFQGRLVILAEPTIATGDCRIEWADGGVVLERAAIEGKINELVGRYLASRSQAG
- a CDS encoding DUF1153 domain-containing protein, with product MTEPHRPRVKYVIGPDGSPLTIADLPAPGTKRWVIRRKAEVVAAVRGGLLSLEEACSRYTLTVDEFLSWQFSIDQHGLAGLRTTRIQQYRQ
- a CDS encoding sigma-54 interaction domain-containing protein, translating into MRLLIVGTLKGQLTTATKIAMDNGASVTHAEAAEQAMNVLRSGKGADLLLVDVGLDIRDLVMRLEAEHIHVPIVACGISNDARAAVAAIHAGAKEYIPLPPDPELIAAVLAAVANDARDLIYRDEAMGRVIKLAQQIAGSDASVMITGESGTGKEVLARYVHSRSARAKRPFISINCAAIPEHLLESELFGHEKGAFTGAVARRIGKFEEATGGTLLLDEISEMDVRLQSKLLRAIQERVIDRVGGTKPVPVDIRIIATSNRNLSEAVREGSFREDLLFRLNVVNLKIPPLRDRPADILELAQHFAKKYAEANGVAVRPISTEARHVLTANRWQGNVRELENTIHRSVLMAQGDEIGADAILTPDGDRLDLAKTAPAVAHATLAAEQVTRALVGRTVADVERDLILETLKHCLGNRTHAANILGISIRTLRNKLNEYADGGIPITPAGNGAPDYQRMASAG
- the fliG gene encoding flagellar motor switch protein FliG, giving the protein MAAVPQTTNANDIATVLSTLANRQSARPKGKPLPGPKRAAILMLALGEQYGGKIWSMLDDEEVRELSVHMSTLGTVEADVVEDLMLEFVSRMSASGALMGNFDATERLLQQYLPAERVTGIMDEIRGPAGRNMWEKLSNVQEEVLANYLKNEYPQTIAVVLSKLKPEHAARVLAILPEDIALDVVGRMLRMEAVQKEVIERVEQTLRTEFMSNLSQTRRRDAHEVMAEIFNNFDRQTETRFITSLEEENRESAERIKALMFTFDDLIKLDSASAQTLMRNIDKDKLGVALKSANEEVRSFFLGNMSSRAGKMLMDDMAAMGPVRLRDVDEAQALLVNLAKDLAARGEITLTKNRADDELVY
- the fliF gene encoding flagellar basal-body MS-ring/collar protein FliF; translation: MVAVTAALIGFFAFVIMRVTTPQMTTLFTDLSTEDSSAIIKELERQAIPFELRSDGAAIMVPKDKVTRLRMKLAEGGMPKGGGVGYEIFDKSDALGTTSFVQNINHLRALEGELARTIRAIDRVQAARVHLVLPEKPLFSRETPEPSASIVLRVRGALEPQQIRAIRHVVASAVNGLKPQRVSIVDEAGQLLADGAQSDADAAVGDERRAAFEKRMRKQVEDIVSSVVGAGRARVQLSADFDYNKITQTSDKFDPEGRVLRSTQTREESSLTADNSGQVTVNNELPGNQNQDNAARARDQSKKSEETNNYEISRTTKTEVTEAGRVNRISVAVLVDGAYAKNEKGEMVYQDRTKEQLDRIAALVRSAIGFDQKRGDQVEVVNLRFAEPPTAQPIAQPIAQPTGLLGMLQFTKDDVMYVIELGVMMMLGLVVLFMVVRPLVKRIVAADVIPALGGGAGVPALAEAHAESAGAPGQALIPSGSGAAQLIDVAQIQGQVHAQAVHRVGELAERNPNETVSIVRQWLSEPVEN
- a CDS encoding flavin reductase family protein gives rise to the protein MNSVVRNVSIEPAVAADEFRGAMRHLTGGVSVITAGRGKEISGMTVTSVSSLSVEPPSLIVSINRAASSWPLIARHGVFGVNILTADQLDIAERFTGKGGLKGADRFTGAEWTTRATGAPLLVGALAAIDCEVEEVIERHSHAIVIGRVLDVIASERTAALAYWHGEYVAIDRDEDAARLAEVSLPSRHVHPRGVR